The proteins below come from a single Onychomys torridus chromosome 18, mOncTor1.1, whole genome shotgun sequence genomic window:
- the LOC118569529 gene encoding keratin-associated protein 10-3-like isoform X5, which yields MAASTMSVCSDACTNSSWQVDDCPESCCEPSCCAPSCCQSSCCAPSCCQPSCCVPSCCAPAPCITLVCTPVSCVSSPCCQSACSSCCTPSCCQQSSCQPACCTCSPCQPSCCVTLCCKPVCCTPICCVPVCCKPVCCTPICSGSSSCCQQSSCQPSCCQSSCCVPVCCKPVCCKPCSSVSLLCRPVCRPACCVPTSSCCASSCQPSCCKPCSSVSLLCRPACSRQACCGLCSGQKSSC from the exons ATGGCCGCctccaccatgtctgtctgctctgACGCCTGCACCAACTCCTCCTGGCAGGTGGACGACTGCCCAGAGAGCTGCTGTGAGCCCAGCTGCTGTGCCCCCAGCTGCTGCCAGTCCAGCTGCTGTgcccccagctgctgccagcccagctgctgtgtgCCCAGCTGCTGTGCCCCTGCCCCCTGCATTACTCTTGTCTGCACCCCAGTGAGCTGTGTGTCCAGCCCCTGCTGCCAATCTGCTTGCAGCAGCTGCTGCACACCCTCATGCTGCCAACAGTCTAGCTGCCAGCCAGCTTGCTGCACCTGCTCCCCCTGTCAGCCATCCTGCTGTGTGACTCTTTGCTGCAAGCCTGTCTGCTGCACACCCAT ctgctgtgtgcctgtctgCTGCAAGCCTGTCTGCTGCACACCCATCTGCTCTGGATCCTCTTCATGCTGCCAGCAGTCTAGCTGCCAGCCCTCATGCTGTCAATCCTcctgctgtgtgcctgtctgCTGCAAACCtgtctgctgcaagccctgctccaGCGTGTCCCTGCTCTGCCGCCCTGTGTGCAGACCTGCCTGCTGTgtgcccacctcctcctgctgtgcctcctcctgccagcccagctgctgcaagccctgctccaGTGTGTCCCTGCTCTGCCGCCCTGCCTGCTCCCGCCAGGCCTGCTGTGGTCTCTGCTCTGGCCAGAAGTCCAGCTGCTGA
- the LOC118569529 gene encoding keratin-associated protein 10-2-like isoform X6 encodes MAASTMSVCSDACTNSSWQVDDCPESCCEPSCCAPSCCHCCAPAPCITLVCTPVSCVSSPCCQSACSSCCTPSCCQQSSCQPACCTCSPCQPSCCVTLCCKPVCCTPICSGSPCCQQSSCQPSCCQSSCCVPVCCKPVCCTPICSGSSPCCQQSSCQPSCCQSSCCVPVCCKPVCCTPICSGSSSCCQQSSCQPSCCQSSCCRPCSSVSLLCRPACSRQACCGLCSGQKSSC; translated from the exons ATGGCCGCctccaccatgtctgtctgctctgACGCCTGCACCAACTCCTCCTGGCAGGTGGACGACTGCCCAGAGAGCTGCTGTGAGCCCAGCTGCTGTGCCCCCAGCTGCTGCCA CTGCTGTGCCCCTGCCCCCTGCATTACTCTTGTCTGCACCCCAGTGAGCTGTGTGTCCAGCCCCTGCTGCCAATCTGCTTGCAGCAGCTGCTGCACACCCTCATGCTGCCAACAGTCTAGCTGCCAGCCAGCTTGCTGCACCTGCTCCCCCTGTCAGCCATCCTGCTGTGTGACTCTTTGCTGCAAGCCTGTCTGCTGCACACCCATCTGCTCTGGATCCCCATGCTGCCAGCAGTCTAGCTGCCAGCCCTCATGCTGTCAATCCTcctgctgtgtgcctgtctgCTGCAAGCCTGTCTGCTGCACACCCATCTGCTCTGGATCCTCCCCATGCTGCCAGCAGTCTAGCTGCCAGCCCTCATGCTGTCAGTCCTcctgctgtgtgcctgtctgCTGCAAGCCTGTCTGCTGCACACCCATCTGCTCTGGATCCTCTTCATGCTGCCAGCAGTCTAGCTGCCAGCCCTCATGCTGTCAATCCTcctgctgt CGT ccctgctccaGTGTGTCCCTGCTCTGCCGCCCTGCCTGCTCCCGCCAGGCCTGCTGTGGTCTCTGCTCTGGCCAGAAGTCCAGCTGCTGA
- the LOC118569529 gene encoding keratin-associated protein 10-3-like isoform X7 has protein sequence MAASTMSVCSDACTNSSWQVDDCPESCCEPSCCAPSCCHCCAPAPCITLVCTPVSCVSSPCCQSACSSCCTPSCCQQSSCQPACCTCSPCQPSCCVTLCCKPVCCTPICCVPVCCKPVCCTPICSGSSSCCQQSSCQPSCCQSSCCVPVCCKPVCCKPCSSVSLLCRPVCRPACCVPTSSCCASSCQPSCCKPCSSVSLLCRPACSRQACCGLCSGQKSSC, from the exons ATGGCCGCctccaccatgtctgtctgctctgACGCCTGCACCAACTCCTCCTGGCAGGTGGACGACTGCCCAGAGAGCTGCTGTGAGCCCAGCTGCTGTGCCCCCAGCTGCTGCCA CTGCTGTGCCCCTGCCCCCTGCATTACTCTTGTCTGCACCCCAGTGAGCTGTGTGTCCAGCCCCTGCTGCCAATCTGCTTGCAGCAGCTGCTGCACACCCTCATGCTGCCAACAGTCTAGCTGCCAGCCAGCTTGCTGCACCTGCTCCCCCTGTCAGCCATCCTGCTGTGTGACTCTTTGCTGCAAGCCTGTCTGCTGCACACCCAT ctgctgtgtgcctgtctgCTGCAAGCCTGTCTGCTGCACACCCATCTGCTCTGGATCCTCTTCATGCTGCCAGCAGTCTAGCTGCCAGCCCTCATGCTGTCAATCCTcctgctgtgtgcctgtctgCTGCAAACCtgtctgctgcaagccctgctccaGCGTGTCCCTGCTCTGCCGCCCTGTGTGCAGACCTGCCTGCTGTgtgcccacctcctcctgctgtgcctcctcctgccagcccagctgctgcaagccctgctccaGTGTGTCCCTGCTCTGCCGCCCTGCCTGCTCCCGCCAGGCCTGCTGTGGTCTCTGCTCTGGCCAGAAGTCCAGCTGCTGA
- the LOC118569529 gene encoding keratin-associated protein 10-1-like isoform X2, with translation MAASTMSVCSDACTNSSWQVDDCPESCCEPSCCAPSCCHCCAPAPCITLVCTPVSCVSSPCCQSACSSCCTPSCCQQSSCQPACCTCSPCQPSCCVTLCCKPVCCTPICSGSPCCQQSSCQPSCCQSSCCVPVCCKPVCCTPICSGSSPCCQQSSCQPSCCQSSCCVPVCCKPVCCTPICSGSSSCCQQSSCQPSCCQSSCCVPVCCKPVCCKPCSSVSLLCRPVCRPACCVPTSSCCASSCQPSCCKPCSSVSLLCRPACSRQACCGLCSGQKSSC, from the exons ATGGCCGCctccaccatgtctgtctgctctgACGCCTGCACCAACTCCTCCTGGCAGGTGGACGACTGCCCAGAGAGCTGCTGTGAGCCCAGCTGCTGTGCCCCCAGCTGCTGCCA CTGCTGTGCCCCTGCCCCCTGCATTACTCTTGTCTGCACCCCAGTGAGCTGTGTGTCCAGCCCCTGCTGCCAATCTGCTTGCAGCAGCTGCTGCACACCCTCATGCTGCCAACAGTCTAGCTGCCAGCCAGCTTGCTGCACCTGCTCCCCCTGTCAGCCATCCTGCTGTGTGACTCTTTGCTGCAAGCCTGTCTGCTGCACACCCATCTGCTCTGGATCCCCATGCTGCCAGCAGTCTAGCTGCCAGCCCTCATGCTGTCAATCCTcctgctgtgtgcctgtctgCTGCAAGCCTGTCTGCTGCACACCCATCTGCTCTGGATCCTCCCCATGCTGCCAGCAGTCTAGCTGCCAGCCCTCATGCTGTCAGTCCTcctgctgtgtgcctgtctgCTGCAAGCCTGTCTGCTGCACACCCATCTGCTCTGGATCCTCTTCATGCTGCCAGCAGTCTAGCTGCCAGCCCTCATGCTGTCAATCCTcctgctgtgtgcctgtctgCTGCAAACCtgtctgctgcaagccctgctccaGCGTGTCCCTGCTCTGCCGCCCTGTGTGCAGACCTGCCTGCTGTgtgcccacctcctcctgctgtgcctcctcctgccagcccagctgctgcaagccctgctccaGTGTGTCCCTGCTCTGCCGCCCTGCCTGCTCCCGCCAGGCCTGCTGTGGTCTCTGCTCTGGCCAGAAGTCCAGCTGCTGA
- the LOC118569529 gene encoding keratin-associated protein 10-1-like isoform X1: protein MAASTMSVCSDACTNSSWQVDDCPESCCEPSCCAPSCCHCCVPSCCAPAPCITLVCTPVSCVSSPCCQSACSSCCTPSCCQQSSCQPACCTCSPCQPSCCVTLCCKPVCCTPICSGSPCCQQSSCQPSCCQSSCCVPVCCKPVCCTPICSGSSPCCQQSSCQPSCCQSSCCVPVCCKPVCCTPICSGSSSCCQQSSCQPSCCQSSCCVPVCCKPVCCKPCSSVSLLCRPVCRPACCVPTSSCCASSCQPSCCKPCSSVSLLCRPACSRQACCGLCSGQKSSC from the exons ATGGCCGCctccaccatgtctgtctgctctgACGCCTGCACCAACTCCTCCTGGCAGGTGGACGACTGCCCAGAGAGCTGCTGTGAGCCCAGCTGCTGTGCCCCCAGCTGCTGCCA ctgctgtgtgCCCAGCTGCTGTGCCCCTGCCCCCTGCATTACTCTTGTCTGCACCCCAGTGAGCTGTGTGTCCAGCCCCTGCTGCCAATCTGCTTGCAGCAGCTGCTGCACACCCTCATGCTGCCAACAGTCTAGCTGCCAGCCAGCTTGCTGCACCTGCTCCCCCTGTCAGCCATCCTGCTGTGTGACTCTTTGCTGCAAGCCTGTCTGCTGCACACCCATCTGCTCTGGATCCCCATGCTGCCAGCAGTCTAGCTGCCAGCCCTCATGCTGTCAATCCTcctgctgtgtgcctgtctgCTGCAAGCCTGTCTGCTGCACACCCATCTGCTCTGGATCCTCCCCATGCTGCCAGCAGTCTAGCTGCCAGCCCTCATGCTGTCAGTCCTcctgctgtgtgcctgtctgCTGCAAGCCTGTCTGCTGCACACCCATCTGCTCTGGATCCTCTTCATGCTGCCAGCAGTCTAGCTGCCAGCCCTCATGCTGTCAATCCTcctgctgtgtgcctgtctgCTGCAAACCtgtctgctgcaagccctgctccaGCGTGTCCCTGCTCTGCCGCCCTGTGTGCAGACCTGCCTGCTGTgtgcccacctcctcctgctgtgcctcctcctgccagcccagctgctgcaagccctgctccaGTGTGTCCCTGCTCTGCCGCCCTGCCTGCTCCCGCCAGGCCTGCTGTGGTCTCTGCTCTGGCCAGAAGTCCAGCTGCTGA
- the LOC118569529 gene encoding keratin-associated protein 10-2-like isoform X3 — protein MAASTMSVCSDACTNSSWQVDDCPESCCEPSCCAPSCCQSSCCAPSCCQPSCCVPSCCAPAPCITLVCTPVSCVSSPCCQSACSSCCTPSCCQQSSCQPACCTCSPCQPSCCVTLCCKPVCCTPICSGSPCCQHCQPSCCQSSCCVPVCCKPVCCTPICSGSSSCCQQSSCQPSCCQSSCCVPVCCKPVCCKPCSSVSLLCRPVCRPACCVPTSSCCASSCQPSCCKPCSSVSLLCRPACSRQACCGLCSGQKSSC, from the exons ATGGCCGCctccaccatgtctgtctgctctgACGCCTGCACCAACTCCTCCTGGCAGGTGGACGACTGCCCAGAGAGCTGCTGTGAGCCCAGCTGCTGTGCCCCCAGCTGCTGCCAGTCCAGCTGCTGTgcccccagctgctgccagcccagctgctgtgtgCCCAGCTGCTGTGCCCCTGCCCCCTGCATTACTCTTGTCTGCACCCCAGTGAGCTGTGTGTCCAGCCCCTGCTGCCAATCTGCTTGCAGCAGCTGCTGCACACCCTCATGCTGCCAACAGTCTAGCTGCCAGCCAGCTTGCTGCACCTGCTCCCCCTGTCAGCCATCCTGCTGTGTGACTCTTTGCTGCAAGCCTGTCTGCTGCACACCCATCTGCTCTGGATCCCCATGCTGCCAGCA CTGCCAGCCCTCATGCTGTCAGTCCTcctgctgtgtgcctgtctgCTGCAAGCCTGTCTGCTGCACACCCATCTGCTCTGGATCCTCTTCATGCTGCCAGCAGTCTAGCTGCCAGCCCTCATGCTGTCAATCCTcctgctgtgtgcctgtctgCTGCAAACCtgtctgctgcaagccctgctccaGCGTGTCCCTGCTCTGCCGCCCTGTGTGCAGACCTGCCTGCTGTgtgcccacctcctcctgctgtgcctcctcctgccagcccagctgctgcaagccctgctccaGTGTGTCCCTGCTCTGCCGCCCTGCCTGCTCCCGCCAGGCCTGCTGTGGTCTCTGCTCTGGCCAGAAGTCCAGCTGCTGA
- the LOC118569529 gene encoding keratin-associated protein 10-8-like isoform X4, with protein MAASTMSVCSDACTNSSWQVDDCPESCCEPSCCAPSCCQSSCCAPSCCQPSCCVPSCCAPAPCITLVCTPVSCVSSPCCQSACSSCCTPSCCQQSSCQPACCTCSPCQPSCCVTLCCKPVCCTPICSGSPCCQQSSCQPSCCQSSCCVPVCCKPVCCTPICSGSSPCCQPVCCKPVCCKPCSSVSLLCRPVCRPACCVPTSSCCASSCQPSCCKPCSSVSLLCRPACSRQACCGLCSGQKSSC; from the exons ATGGCCGCctccaccatgtctgtctgctctgACGCCTGCACCAACTCCTCCTGGCAGGTGGACGACTGCCCAGAGAGCTGCTGTGAGCCCAGCTGCTGTGCCCCCAGCTGCTGCCAGTCCAGCTGCTGTgcccccagctgctgccagcccagctgctgtgtgCCCAGCTGCTGTGCCCCTGCCCCCTGCATTACTCTTGTCTGCACCCCAGTGAGCTGTGTGTCCAGCCCCTGCTGCCAATCTGCTTGCAGCAGCTGCTGCACACCCTCATGCTGCCAACAGTCTAGCTGCCAGCCAGCTTGCTGCACCTGCTCCCCCTGTCAGCCATCCTGCTGTGTGACTCTTTGCTGCAAGCCTGTCTGCTGCACACCCATCTGCTCTGGATCCCCATGCTGCCAGCAGTCTAGCTGCCAGCCCTCATGCTGTCAATCCTcctgctgtgtgcctgtctgCTGCAAGCCTGTCTGCTGCACACCCATCTGCTCTGGATCCTCCCCATGCTGCCA gcctgtctgCTGCAAACCtgtctgctgcaagccctgctccaGCGTGTCCCTGCTCTGCCGCCCTGTGTGCAGACCTGCCTGCTGTgtgcccacctcctcctgctgtgcctcctcctgccagcccagctgctgcaagccctgctccaGTGTGTCCCTGCTCTGCCGCCCTGCCTGCTCCCGCCAGGCCTGCTGTGGTCTCTGCTCTGGCCAGAAGTCCAGCTGCTGA